In the genome of Oncorhynchus clarkii lewisi isolate Uvic-CL-2024 chromosome 22, UVic_Ocla_1.0, whole genome shotgun sequence, one region contains:
- the LOC139380542 gene encoding coiled-coil domain-containing protein 80, with protein sequence MRGEFVLGLSLLCLLAWAGHADKQAHLRRFPLRQRTKLNTGRLQLGAAGRERTVGVGGTRPGPGSPSVPSGISARLDEDMQADQVSVLQPRTGSGQGRRGGALARAAGRRVAGKMAPLQSGMLQDEGTPGARARQTRMPSSSGSPNLLASFAGKNRVLVISAPHDSDGYYRLMMTLLKPDVYCELAERHVQQIVIFHQEGEMGGKVRRITSEGKVMEEPLDKVLIPRLMTFLKLEKGKFGMVLLRKTLQVEERYPYPVRLEAMYEVIDQAPMRKLEKIRQKGFVQKCKGAGVEGQVGGRGGDSGMEVETGGQVDPTPERKPPARKPMRRPTTTTTIATRSTTTRPMTTSITTRPTTTTTKATMTTTKATTTPKPTTTTTKRPVTTRQTTTTTTRTQRPTKAQTTPHWLPAPRTTPEPYNRRDKGRDRARYSPKTTTSGDNRTDKEGKNHNSRKPAGVIPTKRKHGKVLNNEYEENYESSQPTSSNPETEVNTEVSPTKRGKGKHDNTEKKKKKNSKPEKVTKRDKAERRGAKVGKKNGKKALKNHEKEAYHKPTKKAPPPKGSLASFLDYFENRRRLVIITAPSEESTMYVQQRDEYLETVCEMAIRKVSIITIFGSVNSTMKIDHYQLENDKPMTGLRQEDLVNQDLITELRKEFYMTFNDFYMVLTDTDMRAKQSYEVPIAMKAVFDYIDTFSSRIREMEQQKRDGVVCKKEDKPRSLENFLSRFRWRRRLFVISAPNDEEWAYQQQLYALTSQACNLGLRHISILKLVGMEAVDQGGVLELYPINGSATVEREGLSAALVKDIRNYFQISPEYFSMLLVGKDGNVKSWYPSPMWSMANIYDLVDSMQLRRQEMAIQQSLGMRCPEDEYGGYGYHHNGYDGYQDAYHQGYGY encoded by the exons ATGCGGGGAGAGTTTGTCCTGGGTCTGTCCCTGCTGTGTCTGCTAGCGTGGGCAGGACACGCCGACAAACAGGCCCACCTCAGACGGTTTCCTTTGCGCCAACGCACCAAACTCAATACCGGGCGTCTGCAGCTCGGCGCAGCCGGCAGAGAGCGCACTGTCGGCGTGGGAGGAACCCGCCCAGGACCCGGCTCCCCCTCGGTGCCCTCCGGGATCAGCGCCAGGCTCGACGAGGACATGCAGGCGGACCAGGTCTCTGTTCTTCAGCCCAGGACTGGGTCTGGACAGGGCAGGAGAGGTGGAGCGCTGGCAAGGGCAGCAGGGAGGAGGGTAGCTGGGAAGATGGCTCCCCTCCAGTCTGGCATGCTTCAGGATGAAGGCACTCCCGGGGCGAGGGCCAGACAGACTCGAATGCCAAGCAGCTCAGGCTCGCCTAACCTCCTGGCAAGCTTTGCAGGGAAAAACCGAGTCCTGGTGATTTCTGCTCCACATGACTCAGATGGTTACTACCGGCTGATGATGACACTGCTGAAGCCAGACGTGTACTGCGAGCTGGCAGAGAGGCACGTGcagcagatcgtgatattccacCAGGAGGGGGAGATGGGTGGGAAGGTGAGGCGGATCACCAGCGAGGGGAAGGTGATGGAGGAACCTTTGGACAAAGTGCTTATCCCCCGCCTCATGACCTTCCTCAAACTGGAGAAAG GTAAGTTCGGTATGGTGCTCCTGAGGAAAACACTGCAAGTGGAGGAGAGGTACCCCTATCCAGTCAGGCTGGAGGCCATGTACGAGGTCATCGACCAGGCACCAATGAGGAAGCTGGAGAAGATCCGACAGAAGGGATTCGTCCAGAAGTGTAAAGGGGCGGGAGTAGAGGGCCAAGTGGGTGGGAGGGGTGGAGACTCAGGGATGGAAGTTGAAACAGGTGGACAGGTAGACCCGACCCCAGAGAGGAAGCCGCCTGCGAGGAAGCCAATGAGGAGACCCACAACAACCACCACCATTGCCACGAGGTCAACGACAACGAGGCCAATGACAACTTCGATAACAACAAGACCCACGACGACCACGACAAAAGCCACCATGACAACAACGAAAGCAACAACCACACCAaagcccacaacaaccacaactaaaCGTCCTGTGACCACACGAcagaccaccaccactaccaccagaaCCCAGAGACCCACAAAAGCCCAAACCACCCCTCATTGGCTGCCTGCCCCTAGGACCACGCCTGAGCCCTATAACCgcagagacaaggggagagacaggGCGAGGTACTCACCCAAGACCACCACGTCTGGGGACAACCGAACAGACAAGGAGGGGAAGAACCACAACAGCCGTAAGCCGGCCGGAGTGATACCCACCAAAAGGAAGCATGGGAAG gtgttGAATAATGAGTATGAGGAGAATTATGAATCAAGCCAGCCCACCTCCAGCAACCCAGAGACAGAGGTCAACACAGAGGTCAGCCCAACCAAGAGGGGCAAGGGAAAACACGACAATactgagaagaagaagaaaaagaacagCAAACCAGAAAAGGTCACCAAGAGGGacaaggcagagaggagaggagcgaagGTGGGGAAGAAGAACGGAAAGAAGGCGTTGAAGAATCACGAGAAAGAGGCGTACCACAAACCCACCAAGAAGGCTCCGCCTCCTAAAGGTTCCCTGGCATCCTTCCTGGACTACTTTGAGAACAGGAGACGACTTGTG atcATAACAGCCCCCAGTGAGGAGAGCACGATGTATGTGCAACAGAGGGATGAGTACCTGGAGACGGTGTGTGAGATGGCCATCAGGAAAGTCTCCATCATCACCATCTTTGGCTCTGTCAACTCTACAATGAAGATAGATCACTACCAGCTGG AGAACGACAAGCCTATGACGGGTCTTCGTCAGGAGGACCTTGTGAACCAGGATCTGATCACAGAGCTCAGGAAGGAGTTTTATATGACATTTAACGACTTCTACATGGTTCTCACTGACACTGACATGAGAGCCAAG CAATCCTACGAGGTCCCGATCGCCATGAAGGCTGTGTTTGATTACATCGACACCTTCTCCTCTCGCATCAGAGAGATGGAACAGCAGAAGAGAGACGGAGTTGTCTGCAAGAAGGAGGACAAACCCAGATCACTGGAGAACTtcctctccag GTTCCGTTGGAGGCGTCGCCTGTTTGTAATCTCCGCCCCCAACGATGAGGAATGGGCCTATCAGCAGCAACTCTATGCACTGACCAGCCAAGCCTGCAACCTGG GCCTGAGACACATCTCCATCCTGAAGCTGGTTGGCATGGAGGCAGTGGACCAGGGAGGAGTCCTAGAGCTCTATCCAATCAACG gCAGCGCCACGGTGGAACGTGAGGGCCTCTCGGCCGCCTTGGTCAAAGACATCCGCAACTACTTCCAGATCAGCCCAGAATACTTCTCCATGCTGCTGGTGGGAAAGGATGGCAACGTCAAGTCGTGGTACCCGAGCCCCATGTGGTCCATGGCCAACATCTACGACCTGGTGGACTCCATGCAGCTCCGCAGGCAGGAGATGGCCATCCAGCAGTCACTGGGCATGCGCTGCCCCGAAGACGAGTACGGGGGCTATGGATACCATCACAATGGCTACGACGGTTACCAGGACGCTTATCACCAGGGATACGGTTACTAA
- the LOC139380544 gene encoding UDP-sugar transporter protein SLC35A5 isoform X1: MACCQLCSRLCPRLCSRSSAYTLALGLGFVTLGTSRILLLKFSANTQNKYDFLPASVNLLAEGLKLLFCLGMSLRVMVREGRSCRELGCSSGSAFLSFMKWSVPAFLYFLDNLIIFYVMTYLQPAMAVLFSNVVILTTAILFRVVLKRHLSWVQWASLVILFLSIVSLTTGSGGSQRAIAMPGLHPSPLSPPTNSCLLYTQLEEQRRNDSNSSTWSSVLPGQAEAWRGRLMGTLRSLGMGHILLVLQCFISSMANIYNEKILKEGDQLQESIFIQNSKLYMFGMLFNGLTLGLGGEARGLTVRCGLLYGHNVYSLGLVLVTAALGLSVAFILKFRDNMFHVLTGQITTVLVTALSLFLFDFHPSLDFFLQAPVVLLAIFVYNASRPKDPEYALQREKLRVINGEVLQRSRGDGEELERLTKPNTDSESEESV, encoded by the exons ATGGCGTGCTGCCAGCTGTGCTCCAGACTGTGTCCCAGGCTGTGCTCCCGCTCCTCTGCATACACTCTGGCCCTGGGCTTGGGCTTCGTCACCCTGGGCACCTCTCGCATCCTGCTGCTCAAGTTCTCTGCCAACACAC AGAACAAGTATGACTTCCTCCCTGCGTCTGTCAACCTGCTGGCAGAGGGGCTCAAGCTGCTCTTCTGTCTTGGCATGTCTCTGAGAGTCATGGTCAGAG AGGGTCGTTCATGTCGAGAGCTGGGCTGCTCCTCGGGCTCTGCCTTCCTGAGTTTCATGAAGTGGTCCGTCCCCGCCTTCCTTTACTTTCTGGATAACCTCATCATCTTCTACGTCATGACCTACCTACAGCCt GCCATGGCAGTGTTGTTCTCCAATGTTGTTATCCTGACCACAGCTATCCTGTTCAGAGTTGTGCTGAA gaGACACCTGTCCTGGGTGCAGTGGGCCTCCCTGGTCATCCTCTTCCTGTCCATTGTCTCCTTGACGACGGGGTCGGGAGGCAGCCAACGGGCCATAGCGATGCCGGGCCTCCaccccagccccctctccccACCCACCAACAGCTGCCTGCTCTACACACAGCTAGAGGAGCAACGAAGGAACGACAG taacTCCAGCACATGGAGCTCAGTGCTGCCGGGACAGGCTGAGGCGTGGCGGGGGAGGCTGATGGGGACCCTGCGCTCTCTGGGCATGGGTCACATCCTCCTGGTGCTCCAGTGTTTTATCTCCTCCATGGCCAACATCTACAATGAGAAGATCCTCAAAGAGGGAGACCAGCTCCAAGAGAGCATCTTCATCCAGAACAGCAAACT GTACATGTTTGGCATGCTGTTCAACGGTCTGACTCTGGGTCTTGGGGGCGAGGCGAGGGGTCTAACCGTCCGTTGTGGCCTCCTTTACGGTCACAACGTCTACTCACTGGGACTGGTGCTGGTCACTG CTGCCCTGGGCCTGTCGGTGGCGTTCATCCTGAAGTTCAGAGACAACATGTTCCACGTGCTGACAGGCCAGATCACTACAGTCCTGGTCACGGCcctgtccctcttcctctttgACTTCCACCCCTCGCTGGACTTCTTCCTGCAGGCGCCAGTGGTGCTGCTCGCCATCTTTGTCTACAACGCCAGCCGGCCCAAAGACCCTGAGTACGCCCTGCAGCGCGAGAAGCTGCGCGTCATTAACGGAGAGGTGCTGCAGAGGTCGCGAGGG GATGGGGAGGAGCTGGAGAGGCTGACCAAGCCAAACACAGACAGTGAATCAGAGGAGTCTGTCTAG
- the LOC139380544 gene encoding UDP-sugar transporter protein SLC35A5 isoform X2: MACCQLCSRLCPRLCSRSSAYTLALGLGFVTLGTSRILLLKFSANTQNKYDFLPASVNLLAEGLKLLFCLGMSLRVMVREGRSCRELGCSSGSAFLSFMKWSVPAFLYFLDNLIIFYVMTYLQPAMAVLFSNVVILTTAILFRVVLKRHLSWVQWASLVILFLSIVSLTTGSGGSQRAIAMPGLHPSPLSPPTNSCLLYTQLEEQRRNDSTWSSVLPGQAEAWRGRLMGTLRSLGMGHILLVLQCFISSMANIYNEKILKEGDQLQESIFIQNSKLYMFGMLFNGLTLGLGGEARGLTVRCGLLYGHNVYSLGLVLVTAALGLSVAFILKFRDNMFHVLTGQITTVLVTALSLFLFDFHPSLDFFLQAPVVLLAIFVYNASRPKDPEYALQREKLRVINGEVLQRSRGDGEELERLTKPNTDSESEESV, encoded by the exons ATGGCGTGCTGCCAGCTGTGCTCCAGACTGTGTCCCAGGCTGTGCTCCCGCTCCTCTGCATACACTCTGGCCCTGGGCTTGGGCTTCGTCACCCTGGGCACCTCTCGCATCCTGCTGCTCAAGTTCTCTGCCAACACAC AGAACAAGTATGACTTCCTCCCTGCGTCTGTCAACCTGCTGGCAGAGGGGCTCAAGCTGCTCTTCTGTCTTGGCATGTCTCTGAGAGTCATGGTCAGAG AGGGTCGTTCATGTCGAGAGCTGGGCTGCTCCTCGGGCTCTGCCTTCCTGAGTTTCATGAAGTGGTCCGTCCCCGCCTTCCTTTACTTTCTGGATAACCTCATCATCTTCTACGTCATGACCTACCTACAGCCt GCCATGGCAGTGTTGTTCTCCAATGTTGTTATCCTGACCACAGCTATCCTGTTCAGAGTTGTGCTGAA gaGACACCTGTCCTGGGTGCAGTGGGCCTCCCTGGTCATCCTCTTCCTGTCCATTGTCTCCTTGACGACGGGGTCGGGAGGCAGCCAACGGGCCATAGCGATGCCGGGCCTCCaccccagccccctctccccACCCACCAACAGCTGCCTGCTCTACACACAGCTAGAGGAGCAACGAAGGAACGACAG CACATGGAGCTCAGTGCTGCCGGGACAGGCTGAGGCGTGGCGGGGGAGGCTGATGGGGACCCTGCGCTCTCTGGGCATGGGTCACATCCTCCTGGTGCTCCAGTGTTTTATCTCCTCCATGGCCAACATCTACAATGAGAAGATCCTCAAAGAGGGAGACCAGCTCCAAGAGAGCATCTTCATCCAGAACAGCAAACT GTACATGTTTGGCATGCTGTTCAACGGTCTGACTCTGGGTCTTGGGGGCGAGGCGAGGGGTCTAACCGTCCGTTGTGGCCTCCTTTACGGTCACAACGTCTACTCACTGGGACTGGTGCTGGTCACTG CTGCCCTGGGCCTGTCGGTGGCGTTCATCCTGAAGTTCAGAGACAACATGTTCCACGTGCTGACAGGCCAGATCACTACAGTCCTGGTCACGGCcctgtccctcttcctctttgACTTCCACCCCTCGCTGGACTTCTTCCTGCAGGCGCCAGTGGTGCTGCTCGCCATCTTTGTCTACAACGCCAGCCGGCCCAAAGACCCTGAGTACGCCCTGCAGCGCGAGAAGCTGCGCGTCATTAACGGAGAGGTGCTGCAGAGGTCGCGAGGG GATGGGGAGGAGCTGGAGAGGCTGACCAAGCCAAACACAGACAGTGAATCAGAGGAGTCTGTCTAG